Genomic segment of Streptococcus pneumoniae:
GATAGCCTCACTCTTCTAACCGTTGACCCTGCCGTACCAAACGGAAGCGTCATTGGCTAGGGGCGAGCGAGATGACCGTTTACTTTTACGGCTGTGTGAGCATGGATGGCTATCTGGCAGATAAAGATCACGGTCTTTCATGGCTTCACGAGTCTGGTACACTAGAAGAGACAGACTATGAGGATTTTTATCGGCAGATGGATGTCACCATTATGGGCAGACGCACCTTTGATGAAGTGGCAAAATTGGGCAATCCGGCTGCATTTTATCCTACAACTCAGAACCTTGTCTTTACCCATGATAGAGATTTTCAAGAAGAAGGCTTTGAAGCAAAGCAAGGCTCGATTGTCGATGTGATTGCAGAGTTTTCAAAGGATACAAATATCTGGCTGATTGGCGGAAATGGCTTGATGGCAGAGCTGTTAGAGCATGATATGGTTGATGAGCTTATCATACAGGTTGCTCCTGTCCTCTTGGGGGCAGGCATTCCCCTCTTTAGCCAAAAGGAAAAAGTTCAATGTTTTACGCTAGTTGATGTCAAAAAATATGGCGCATTTGCCCAGATGACCTATCGAAAATAGTGCAACAGTTGTCTATCAGATGCTGCAAAAAAAGAGAAGGAGAGAGGATGACCTACGAACAAGAATTTTTAAAGGATTTGGAAGACTGGCTCAAGACCCAAATCATGATTAACGAGATGGCTTTAAAAGAAAGTCAAGCTGTGTTTGAAGCGGACGGCGATGAGCGAGCCAAAGAAGCAGCGGTCCGCTATGAAAGCCGTTTGGATGCCTACCAATTTTTAGCAGGAAAATTTGACAATTACCATGCTGGAAAGTCTTTCCACGATTTACCAGATGGTCTATTTGGAACGCGAGGCTATTAAGCCCATAAGGATCGGCTATGTGGGGATTTTTAGGAGAGTGCCTGCTTGAGTTCATACTCAGCTATTCAGTAGAGCATTGTCAGACCAGAAAGAAGATTTTAGTCATCAGTCTAGTGAGAAATCTTTTCTCCCTATTGTTGTGCTTGGTGCTAGGCTTTGCCTACTTTGTCAGTATTAAGCAAGGAGATTGGAGAGCTTGGCTAGTGGTTATGCTACTCTCTCCTTTCTTGATCTTTCATCTTTTATGGTGCTTCTTTTGGAATACTAAGAGTGTCAAGCGATTCAAAGAACTTTCAAAACAGTACTAAACATAAAAACACATGACAGATAGGGCAGTTGCTGAGCAGGTCTTGTCAGCCTAAAGAAGAATGATGTAATATGGGGAGTCCGAGTGTAAAAAATATAGTAGTAGGAAGCTAGAATCAGTTGCAATTTCCAGAAAAATCTGCTACAATAAAGCCAATCAGAGGGATAATGAGTTTGTCTGTTACAGAAAGCGGTGGCGCTGAGAAATCCGCACAGATGTCAGTATTTGTTGCTGAGGTTGAACATCAAAATAAGAACAAGAGCGGGCATGTCCCGAATCTGGGTGGTACCGCGGAAATTAGCAATAACTTTCGTCCCTGTCGTATGACAGGGGCGATTTTTTGTATCGTGAAGATGCAGAAAACGAGGCAGGCTATGATAAAGATTTCAGAAGCTTATGACAGGAAATCCTTGCCAAAAGTGGAAACAAATCGCTTGATTTTGCGCCAGCGAACGGTTGCTGATGTGGAGGATAGTTTGCCTATGCTAGTTTGGCTGAGGTTTGCCATCCTGCTGGTTTTCCACCGATAGCAACCCTTGATGAGGAACGGAACTATTTTGAAAATAAGTATTTCAAAAATCTAGCAGAAAAAGACCTGCCGTCTGGCTACGG
This window contains:
- a CDS encoding dihydrofolate reductase family protein translates to MTVYFYGCVSMDGYLADKDHGLSWLHESGTLEETDYEDFYRQMDVTIMGRRTFDEVAKLGNPAAFYPTTQNLVFTHDRDFQEEGFEAKQGSIVDVIAEFSKDTNIWLIGGNGLMAELLEHDMVDELIIQVAPVLLGAGIPLFSQKEKVQCFTLVDVKKYGAFAQMTYRK
- a CDS encoding DUF1912 family protein; the protein is MTYEQEFLKDLEDWLKTQIMINEMALKESQAVFEADGDERAKEAAVRYESRLDAYQFLAGKFDNYHAGKSFHDLPDGLFGTRGY